The genome window CGCATCGGCGACCCTGGCCTCGATGTTCGCGCTTATCAATGCGGCGGGAGCGTCAGGCGTGGACGAATCGGCGGCGGCGGCGACCGCGTCACTCGCCGCAGACAAATGGTACGACCTCTGCGCAGGCATCATAACGCAACTGCACGGGGCCGATCTGAGCGCGCTTGGCGTGATCGACCTCTACAATTTCTCCCAGCTTGGGATGCCGACCGCGCTTCCTTCGGCCGACAATCGACTGCTGCCGAGCGGGATGGGCAATTTCATTTCCACCTTTGCGAACGCAGTGCCGGTCAGGCTGAACACGCCGGTGATTTCGATCAGCTGGGGCCATCCCTGCGGCGTTCAGATCGGCACGCCCGCGGAAGTCATCCAGGCAACGACGGCGATCGTGACGGTGCCGCTCGGCGTGCTCGCCTCGGAGCGGCTGACCTTCAGCCCCGCGCTACCGGCGCAGCATCAGGATGCGATCGGCGGCCTGGCGATGGGTGCGGTGGAGAAGGTCGCTCTCCAGTTCAGCAAGGATGTGTTCAACGCAAAGATGAACACGCTCGCGACTCCGCTGGTCAACAAGGTCGAGAACTCCTTCGTGCAGGCGCATCTGTTCGGCACCAACGTGGGTATCTGCACGGTTGCCGGCGACCTGGCAGGGAACCTTGCCGCGCTCGGCGAAACCGCACTTATCGATCATGCGCTGTCCGCGATGGAAGCGATGTTCGGGAGCGCAGTCAGCGCGGCGTTTATCAGGGGCAGCGCCTCGTCCTGGCTCACCGATCCGTATAGCCTTGGCGCGTACACTTACGCCGGGCCGGGAGCAGCGCCGCTGCGAACTGCTCTGGCGGCGCCGGTCGGCAATCAGATCTTCTTCGCCGGCGAGGCGCTGTCGGTTCTTAAACACGGCTCTTTGCCCGGGGCGTACGATTCCGGGCAAGCGGCCGCGCGGCTGGTGCTCGAGGCGCTCGCGGGCTGAGCGCACATTGGGGGAAAGGAACCTGAGGATGATGCGTCGTGCATATGAAGCTGTGAGTCTGACCGCGCGCGTGACCGTGGCGATCTGCCTGGTTTTTGCGGCCACCCTTGCCGCGCCGTCGCGGGCGTGGAGCGGCGGCCTCTGGCTGTACGAGCAGGGGACGCCGGATACCGGCCTCGCCTCCGCCGGTCAGGGCGCTCGTGCGCAGGACGCCGCAACTGTGTTCACCAACCCCGCCGGGATGACGCAGCTTAACGATTCGCAGCTGCTCGCCGGAATGGCGCCGTGGTTCGGAAACCTAACCTTCAGCCCCAATGCCAAGAGCACCCTCAAGGGCACCAATGGCGGCAACGCCATAGTGCCGCTCCCGGGCGGAAGTTTCTTTTACGTTCATAGCCTGACGCCGAACCTGAAGCTCGGTTTTGGCAGCTACTCATATTTCGGCGCGCCGCTCGAGTACAATCTCAACTGGGTCGGCAGGTATCGCCTGCAGGGCGCGACCATCATGGGGATGTCATTTCAGCCGTCGATCGCGTTTCGCGCGGCGGACTGGCTCTCGATCGGCGGCGGGCCGAACGTGATGATGGGATTTCTGCGCGCCAAGGCCGGGATCAATACGCTCAATCCGAAACTCGGCGACGGCCAGGTCAGGTACCAGGACTGGACCGTGAATGTCGGCGGCAACGTGGGAATTTTGCTCACGCCGCAAGACGGCACGCGTATCGGAATCGACTATCTCACTCCGGTCAATCTGAATTTCAGCGACGCGCCTCATTTCGTGGGCCTGGGGCCGCTGGTGACCAGGGCGATCAGCAACGACAAGCTCCGTTCGCCAAAGACCAATCTCGGGATGCAGGTGCCGCAGCAATTGATGGGCGACGTCTATCAGAAGATTACCGAGCGCCTGGCCCTGCTCGGCAGCGTCGGATGGCAGAACTGGAGCCGGTTCGGCCTGGTGGACATCAGTATTGATACGAGCAACCCGAAGAGCCTGAGCAAGAATCTACACTTTCAGGACACGTTCCATATCGCGGCCGGCTCGCAGTACCGGT of Candidatus Binataceae bacterium contains these proteins:
- a CDS encoding NAD(P)/FAD-dependent oxidoreductase, which codes for MARIGRALADPPAGISRRDFVRAVLASSALYGIGCGSGSNYTPPTPPPPACGSLDCAVVGAGIGGLGAANALIAAGKNVLVIEARNRVGGRALSDNSFPAPVDLGAEWFYFVTPLAGGSPGQTNNALFDIAAGRSLEVLTDKFPRVFYDITPPPMPLQPSDPDVIAASATLASMFALINAAGASGVDESAAAATASLAADKWYDLCAGIITQLHGADLSALGVIDLYNFSQLGMPTALPSADNRLLPSGMGNFISTFANAVPVRLNTPVISISWGHPCGVQIGTPAEVIQATTAIVTVPLGVLASERLTFSPALPAQHQDAIGGLAMGAVEKVALQFSKDVFNAKMNTLATPLVNKVENSFVQAHLFGTNVGICTVAGDLAGNLAALGETALIDHALSAMEAMFGSAVSAAFIRGSASSWLTDPYSLGAYTYAGPGAAPLRTALAAPVGNQIFFAGEALSVLKHGSLPGAYDSGQAAARLVLEALAG
- a CDS encoding outer membrane protein transport protein, whose product is MSLTARVTVAICLVFAATLAAPSRAWSGGLWLYEQGTPDTGLASAGQGARAQDAATVFTNPAGMTQLNDSQLLAGMAPWFGNLTFSPNAKSTLKGTNGGNAIVPLPGGSFFYVHSLTPNLKLGFGSYSYFGAPLEYNLNWVGRYRLQGATIMGMSFQPSIAFRAADWLSIGGGPNVMMGFLRAKAGINTLNPKLGDGQVRYQDWTVNVGGNVGILLTPQDGTRIGIDYLTPVNLNFSDAPHFVGLGPLVTRAISNDKLRSPKTNLGMQVPQQLMGDVYQKITERLALLGSVGWQNWSRFGLVDISIDTSNPKSLSKNLHFQDTFHIAAGSQYRLTPQWMLSCGFAFDNSAVGATMRTVSLPVGDQYRFGAGVQYAYSKKLTLGFAEEFMYGGEMPVYQAGGPVLGTVAGQFTNTFINFFTLNVTYKFGKVGGA